One genomic region from Terriglobus aquaticus encodes:
- the secE gene encoding preprotein translocase subunit SecE has product MAKAMVVADQPTTGIERMKSGPERLKSFLEDVRSELRKVNTPTQAEVRSTTTVVILTVFAFAAFFWLVDLLINHTLNALITRLTTH; this is encoded by the coding sequence ATGGCCAAAGCAATGGTGGTAGCCGATCAGCCCACGACGGGCATTGAACGGATGAAGTCGGGCCCGGAGCGGCTGAAGTCGTTCCTGGAGGACGTGCGCAGCGAACTGCGCAAGGTCAACACGCCGACACAGGCCGAGGTCCGCAGCACCACAACAGTGGTCATCCTGACCGTGTTTGCCTTTGCGGCGTTCTTCTGGCTTGTAGACCTCCTGATCAATCACACGTTGAACGCCCTGATC